A genomic window from Bacteroidota bacterium includes:
- a CDS encoding DUF494 family protein: MQDRIIEIIVYVLNEIKTTQKSLQEIDVQKLEKLGFTTSEMNAAFSWLFDRLYLAEMNLNFKPSEKTNSHRILHDVEKLIIMPEAYGYLLQLRELEIVSNIEMEFIIERIMINYSHSVDLREMIAITASIIFQKDEHVLGSSSYDNETIN; the protein is encoded by the coding sequence ATGCAAGATAGAATCATAGAAATAATAGTTTACGTGTTGAACGAAATTAAGACAACCCAAAAATCTCTACAGGAAATTGATGTCCAAAAATTAGAGAAATTGGGCTTTACAACCTCGGAAATGAACGCCGCATTCAGCTGGCTGTTCGATAGATTGTATTTAGCCGAAATGAACTTGAATTTTAAACCTTCGGAAAAAACGAATTCACATAGGATTCTTCATGATGTAGAAAAATTAATTATTATGCCCGAAGCTTACGGTTATTTATTACAACTCCGCGAACTCGAGATAGTGAGCAATATTGAAATGGAATTTATAATTGAAAGAATAATGATAAATTATTCACATTCTGTCGATTTAAGAGAAATGATAGCAATAACTGCTTCAATAATTTTTCAAAAAGACGAACATGTTTTGGGAAGCTCTTCTTACGACAACGAAACTATTAATTGA